From a single Brassica oleracea var. oleracea cultivar TO1000 chromosome C5, BOL, whole genome shotgun sequence genomic region:
- the LOC106292665 gene encoding serine/threonine-protein kinase HT1-like, with protein METPNEIKASPGNNLRNRGAVGNDSKKDMIFRADRIDLKNLDIQLEKHLSRVWSRNIEKNPKPKEEWEIELAKLEMSNVIARGAYGIVYKGIYDGQDVAVKVLDWGEDGYATTAETSALRASFRQEVGVWHKLNHPNVTKFVGASMGTTNLKIPSSAEMENSLPQRACCVVVEYLPGGTLKQYLFRNRRRKLAIRVVVQLALDLSRGLSYLHSERIVHRDVKTENMLLDYQRNLKIADFGVARVEAQNPKDMTGETGTLGYMAPEVLDGKPYNRRCDVYSFGICLWEIYCCAMPYPDLSFADVSSAVVRQNLRPDIPRCCPTSLSNIMKRCWDANPVKRPEMEEVVKMLEGVDTSKGGGMIPEDQRPGCFCFVSGRGP; from the exons ATGGAAACACCAAACGAGATAAAAGCTTCACCGGGAAACAACCTCAGAAACAGAGGAGCTGTTGGGAACGACAGCAAGAAAGACATGATTTTCCGAGCTGACAGGATCGATCTGAAGAATTTGGACATTCAGCTGGAGAAACATCTGAGTAGGGTTTGGTCAAGAAACATCGAGAAGAATCCAAAGCCTAAGGAAGAGTGGGAAATCGAATTGGCCAAACTGGAGATGAGTAATGTTATTGCTCGTGGTGCTTATGGTATTGTCTACAAAGGCATCTATGATGGTCAAGACGTTGCAG TGAAAGTGCTTGATTGGGGAGAAGATGGTTACGCGACAACGGCTGAGACTTCAGCTCTTCGTGCTTCGTTCCGACAAGAAGTTGGGGTTTGGCACAAACTTAACCATCCAAATGTCACCAAG TTTGTTGGAGCATCAATGGGGACAACAAATCTGAAGATACCTTCATCAGCTGAGATGGAGAACTCGTTGCCTCAGAGAGCTTGTTGTGTGGTTGTGGAGTATCTTCCTGGAGGAACTCTTAAGCAATATTTGTTCCGTAACAGGCGAAGGAAACTCGCTATTAGAGTTGTGGTTCAACTCGCTCTCGATCTCTCCCGAGG GCTAAGTTATTTGCATTCAGAGAGAATCGTTCATCGCGATGTGAAAACAGAGAACATGCTATTGGATTATCAGAGGAATCTAAAGATTGCTGATTTTGGAGTGGCTAGAGTTGAAGCTCAGAATCCAAAGGACATGACTGGAGAAACTGGTACTCTTGGATACATGGCTCCAGAG GTTCTTGATGGTAAGCCATACAACAGAAGATGCGATGTTTACAGCTTCGGGATATGCTTGTGGGAGATTTATTGTTGTGCTATGCCTTATCCTGATCTCAGCTTTGCTGATGTTTCTTCTGCTGTTGTTCGTCAG AATCTGAGACCAGACATACCGAGATGTTGTCCGACATCATTATCGAACATAATGAAGAGATGTTGGGATGCGAATCCGGTGAAACGGCCAGAGATGGAGGAAGTCGTGAAGATGCTTGAAGGAGTCGACACTTCCAAAGGTGGCGGAATGATCCCGGAAGATCAGAGACCTGGCTGTTTCTGCTTTGTCTCCGGTCGTGGTCCTTGA
- the LOC106292759 gene encoding homocysteine S-methyltransferase 3, with amino-acid sequence MGSLVKEGTSSSSMTEFLEKCGGYAVVDGGFATELERHGADIKDPLWSAKCLITSPHLVTKVHLDYLESGANIIITASYQATIQGFVAKGLSVGEAESLLRRSGELSCEAREIFYNRCNKGSWDFDHAGKASRRPVLVAASVGSYGAYLADGSEYSGVYGDSVSKESLKDFHRRRVQILAKSGADLIAFETIPNKLEAEAYVDLLEEEGIDIPAWFAFTSKDGVTVPSGESIIECAEVADSCKKVVAIGINCTAPRYISDLIISLRQVTHKPIIVYPNSGEVYDGLNKKWIKSEEESEEDFVSYVSRWREEGASLFGGCCRTTPNTIKAIAKVLSCESSVPSKLKFW; translated from the exons ATGGGATCATTAGTGAAAGAGGGAACGTCATCTTCGTCGATGACCGAGTTCTTAGAGAAGTGCGGCGGTTATGCGGTGGTGGATGGAGGGTTTGCGACAGAGCTAGAACGGCACGGAGCTGACATCAAGGATCCACTTTGGAGTGCCAAGTGCCTCATTACTTCTCCTCACCTCGTCACAAAG GTGCACTTGGATTACCTAGAGTCTGGAGCAAACATCATCATAACCGCATCATACCAG GCGACTATCCAAGGATTTGTAGCTAAGGGTTTATCGGTGGGAGAAGCGGAGAGTTTGCTGCGGAGGAGCGGAGAACTCTCGTGTGAGGCACGTGAGATTTTCTACAACAGATGCAACAAGGGTTCTTGGGATTTTGACCACGCCGGAAAAGCTTCCCGGCGACCGGTTCTTGTAGCAGCTTCCGTAGGTAGCTATGGAGCTTATCTCGCCGATGGCTCTGAGTACAG CGGAGTATATGGAGATTCTGTGAGCAAGGAGTCATTGAAGGACTTCCATAGAAGAAGAGTCCAAATCCTAGCAAAATCGGGAGCCGATCTAATTGCGTTTGAGACCATTCCAAATAAGCTCGAAGCTGAG GCTTACGTGGATCTTCTTGAAGAGGAAGGCATAGACATTCCAGCATGGTTCGCGTTCACTTCCAAGGATGGAGTCACTGTGCCAAGTGGAGAGTCTATTATAGAATGCGCGGAAGTGGCAGATTCTTGCAAGAAAGTGGTGGCCATTGGAATCAATTGTACTGCACCAAGATACATTAGTGATTTGATTATCTCCTTACGCCAG GTGACTCACAAACCGATCATTGTCTACCCAAATAGTGGAGAAGTCTATGACGGTCTGAACAAGAAATGGATT AAGTCAGAGGAAGAATCTGAGGAGGATTTTGTGTCGTACGTAAGTAGATGGAGAGAAGAAGGAGCATCTCTGTTTGGAGGGTGTTGTCGGACTACTCCAAACACCATCAAAGCCATTGCTAAAGTTCTCTCCTGCGAGTCTTCGGTACCATCCAAACTCAAATTCTGGTAG
- the LOC106295006 gene encoding pentatricopeptide repeat-containing protein At3g22690, whose protein sequence is MAILGTVLHLSPMVFATSTSRPFLPNQTHRNKPTTNSLSSPIISLKNCKTIDELKLFHHSLAKQGLDNDVSAITKLVARSCELGTRESLTFARKLFDVSYGSRYMYNSLIRGYASSGLCEEALLLFLRMMIDGISPDKYTFPFGLSACAKSRTIRDGAQIHGLVVRMDYAKDLFVQNSLVHFYAECGDLVCARNVFDEMPQRNVVSWTSMICGYARRGFAKEAVDLFFEMMRSEDVRPNSVTMVCVISACAKLEDLETCEKVHAFISSSGVEVNDVMVSALVDMYMKCNDNDTAKQLFEQYGARNLDLCNAMASNYVRQGLTKEALDVLSLMMDSGLRPDRISMLSAISSCSQLKNILLGKSCHGYVMRNGFESWDNICNALIDIYMKCRKQDTAVKMFDRMLNKTVVTWNSIIAGYIENGDVDAAWETFNTMPEKNIVSWNTIIGGLVQEGMFEEATEVFRSMQGQEGVDADGVTMMSIASACGHLGALDLAKWIYYYIEKNGIQLDVRLGTSLVDMFSRCGDPETAMSIFDGLANRDVSAWTAAIRAMAMSGNAEWAIELFDEMIEQGLKPDGVVFVGALTACSHGGLVQQGKEIFESMKKLHGVSPEDVHYGCMVDLLSRAGLLEEAMQLIKSMPLEPNDVIWNSLLAACRVHGNVEMAAYAAAKIQVLAPERTGSYVLLSNVYASAGRWNDVAKVRLSMKEKGLRKPPGTSLIEIRGKTHEFTSGDESHPEMRKIEAMLDEVSRELGHVPDLSSVLMDVDEQEKRFMLSRHSEKLAMAFGLISSNKGTRIRIVKNLRVCSDCHSFAKLASKAYDREIVLRDNNRFHFISQGKCSCNDFW, encoded by the coding sequence ATGGCGATACTGGGTACTGTTCTCCATCTCTCTCCTATGGTCTTCGCCACTTCAACTTCAAGACCATTTCTCCCAAACCAGACCCACCGCAACAAACCCACCACGAATAGCCTCTCATCACCAATCATCTCGTTGAAGAACTGCAAAACCATCGACGAACTCAAGCTCTTCCACCACTCCCTCGCGAAGCAAGGCCTTGACAACGACGTCTCCGCCATAACCAAGCTCGTAGCTCGAAGCTGCGAATTGGGCACTCGCGAAAGCCTAACCTTTGCGAGAAAGCTGTTTGATGTCTCCTACGGGTCTCGTTACATGTACAACTCTTTGATCCGTGGGTACGCGTCCTCTGGGCTATGTGAAGAAGCGTTACTGCTCTTTCTCCGAATGATGATCGACGGAATCTCTCCGGATAAGTACACGTTCCCCTTTGGATTGAGCGCGTGTGCGAAAAGTAGAACGATTCGTGACGGGGCTCAGATACATGGGTTGGTCGTTAGGATGGATTATGCTAAGGATCTGTTCGTGCAGAACTCGTTGGTTCATTTCTACGCGGAGTGTGGAGATCTTGTTTGTGCGCGGAATGTGTTCGATGAAATGCCTCAGAGAAACGTAGTTTCTTGGACGAGTATGATTTGCGGTTACGCGAGGCGTGGTTTTGCTAAAGAAGCTGTTGATTTGTTTTTCGAGATGATGAGAAGTGAAGATGTGAGGCCTAACTCGGTCACGATGGTGTGTGTGATCTCCGCTTGTGCTAAGCTTGAAGATCTTGAAACATGTGAAAAGGTTCATGCTTTTATCAGCAGTTCTGGCGTTGAAGTGAATGATGTTATGGTTAGTGCTCTGGTCGATATGTATATGAAATGTAATGATAATGATACAGCAAAGCAGCTTTTTGAGCAATACGGTGCGAGGAATTTGGATTTGTGCAACGCCATGGCCTCGAATTACGTACGCCAGGGGTTAACGAAGGAGGCTTTAGATGTCTTGAGTCTAATGATGGACTCTGGTCTTAGACCTGATAGGATTTCAATGTTGAGTGCTATTTCATCTTGTTCACAACTAAAGAACATTCTGCTGGGAAAGAGTTGTCATGGATATGTTATGAGGAATGGGTTTGAAAGTTGGGATAACATATGTAACGCCCTGATTGATATCTACATGAAGTGTCGGAAGCAAGATACTGCGGTTAAGATGTTTGATCGGATGTTGAACAAGACAGTGGTCACGTGGAACTCAATAATCGCTGGATATATTGAGAATGGTGATGTGGATGCAGCTTGGGAAACATTCAACACCATGCCTGAGAAGAACATTGTTTCTTGGAACACGATCATTGGCGGTTTGGTTCAAGAAGGCATGTTCGAGGAAGCGACTGAAGTTTTCCGGTCTATGCAAGGCCAAGAGGGTGTTGATGCGGATGGAGTGACAATGATGAGCATTGCATCTGCTTGTGGGCACTTGGGAGCTCTTGATCTTGCAAAGTGGATATATTACTACATTGAGAAGAACGGGATTCAGCTTGATGTCAGACTTGGTACCAGTTTAGTGGATATGTTTTCCAGGTGTGGGGATCCGGAAACAGCAATGTCAATATTCGATGGTTTAGCTAACAGAGATGTCTCGGCTTGGACAGCTGCTATAAGAGCAATGGCTATGTCGGGAAACGCTGAGTGGGCCATAGAGCTTTTCGATGAGATGATTGAACAAGGTTTGAAACCAGATGGGGTAGTGTTTGTTGGAGCATTGACAGCATGTAGCCATGGTGGATTGGTCCAACAAGGTAAGGAGATCTTCGAGTCAATGAAGAAACTTCACGGAGTTTCTCCAGAAGACGTGCACTATGGATGCATGGTTGATCTGCTTAGTCGAGCAGGATTGTTAGAGGAAGCTATGCAACTCATAAAGTCCATGCCTTTGGAGCCAAACGATGTGATTTGGAACTCTCTTTTAGCCGCTTGTCGTGTTCACGGCAATGTGGAGATGGCTGCTTATGCAGCTGCAAAGATACAAGTCTTGGCTCCAGAGAGAACTGGGAGTTATGTGCTTTTGTCAAATGTTTACGCATCAGCTGGAAGATGGAACGATGTGGCAAAAGTGAGGCTGAGTATGAAGGAGAAAGGGTTACGCAAACCACCAGGAACTAGTCTAATAGAGATTCGAGGCAAGACTCATGAGTTCACATCAGGGGATGAGTCACACCCGGAGATGCGGAAAATAGAAGCAATGCTCGATGAAGTTAGCCGTGAGCTAGGCCATGTACCTGATCTCAGCAGTGTTCTGATGGATGTAGATGAGCAAGAGAAGAGATTCATGCTTAGCCGACACAGCGAGAAACTTGCAATGGCCTTTGGTCTCATTAGCTCAAACAAAGGCACAAGAATAAGAATAGTCAAAAACCTGAGAGTATGTTCTGATTGTCATTCATTCGCAAAGTTAGCATCCAAAGCGTATGACAGAGAAATCGTTCTAAGAGACAATAACAGGTTTCATTTCATAAGTCAAGGCAAGTGTTCTTGTAATGACTTCTGGTGA
- the LOC106295009 gene encoding protein RDM1, with translation MQSDVTMNPRASDDSSSSDVEAEISDGDGFLPIDRPHTVAEDEVSLLIRAETYQGYMKELPLPTTRGSLIPFTSWVGLAMSIKELYGQPLHYLTNALLQRWDQARLGSDSEDQSLDLIIHPSKAEATIWLVEEVHRLTSSHPQIAELWGSDPTYHMLIDPIIPKLSQS, from the exons ATGCAGAGTGACGTGACTATGAATCCACGAGCATCAGACGACTCTAGCTCCTCTGATGTCGAAGCTGAGATCAGCGACGGCGATGGCTTTTTGCCGATCGATAGACCTCATACGGTCGCCGAAGACGAAG TTTCGCTGCTGATAAGAGCAGAGACGTATCAAGGCTACATGAAGGAGCTTCCTCTTCCGACTACCCGCGGTTCTTTGATCCCGTTCACGAGCTGGGTCGGGTTAGCCATGTCGATCAAGGAGCTTTATGGTCAGCCTTTGCATTACCTCACGAACGCTTTGTTACAGCGTTGGGATCAAGCAAGACTGGGTAGTGATTCTGAAGATCAGAGCTTGGATTTGATCATTCATCCTTCTAAAGCTGAAGCTACCATCTGGCTCGTCGAGGAGGTTCATCGGCTCACTTCTTCTCATCCTCAGATTGCTGAGCTTTGGGGTTCTGATCCTACGTATCACATGTTGATTGATCCAATCATTCCCAAGTTATCACAATCATAA